A region from the Falco rusticolus isolate bFalRus1 chromosome 4, bFalRus1.pri, whole genome shotgun sequence genome encodes:
- the DNAJB8 gene encoding LOW QUALITY PROTEIN: dnaJ homolog subfamily B member 8 (The sequence of the model RefSeq protein was modified relative to this genomic sequence to represent the inferred CDS: substituted 1 base at 1 genomic stop codon) encodes MVDYYKVLGLQKSASQDDVKKSYHKLALKWHPDKNPSNREEAEKKFKAVGEAYKVLPDPQKXLLYDRSVKKSRSHRERSATAGHESSFDSPYVFHDFKEIFRGMDPFVHVFWDPFGNIRNNGENWHRTIGRGRSSSLFSDFMESFMPRNLFSPSKQPTSSFAEGTAGLHCVRSALTITEAINGKRITIGKIIENRQERIGMEEDGQMRSVTINGRDHLKI; translated from the coding sequence ATGGTGGATTATTACAAAGTCCTTGGACTGCAAAAAAGTGCCTCACAGGATGATGTTAAGAAATCCTACCACAAACTGGCACTGAAATGGCATCCTGATAAGAATCCCAGCAACAgggaagaagctgaaaagaaattcaaagcaGTTGGTGAGGCATACAAGGTTTTGCCTGACCCTCAGAAATGATTGCTCTATGACAGGTCTGTTAAAAAGAGCAGATCCCACAGAGAAAGAAGTGCCACAGCGGGTCATGAAAGTTCCTTTGATTCCCCCTATGTATTCCATGACTTCAAGGAGATCTTTAGAGGGATGGATCCCTTTGTACATGTTTTCTGGGACCCCTTCGGCAACATCAGAAACAATGGCGAGAACTGGCACAGGACAattggaagaggaagaagctcCAGCCTGTTTTCTGACTTTATGGAGTCATTTATGCCACGGAATTTGTTCAGCCCCAGCAAGCAGCCCACCTCCTCCTttgctgagggcacagctgggctgcactGTGTCAGATCAGCGTTAACTATTACTGAAGCGATCAATGGCAAGAGGATCACCATCGGGAAAATCATTGAGAACAGGCAGGAGAGAATAGGTATGGAAGAAGACGGCCAGATGAGGTCTGTGACAATAAATGGGAGAGACCACCTGAAGATATAA